In the Streptomyces fradiae ATCC 10745 = DSM 40063 genome, one interval contains:
- the ppdK gene encoding pyruvate, phosphate dikinase, with product MSENKDQKFVYDFTEGNKDLKDLLGGKGANLAEMTNLGLPVPPGFTITTEACKVYLESGDEPPALRDEVSAHLAALERKMGKKLGQADDPLLVSVRSGAKFSMPGMMDTVLNIGLSDASVEGLARQSGDERFAWDSYRRLIQMFGKTVLGVDGDLFEEALEEAKRAKQVTVDTDLEPVDLKKLVKQFKKIVKAEAGREFPQDPREQMDLAVKAVFDSWNGDRAKLYRRQERIPHDLGTAVNVCSMVFGNLGPDSGTGVAFTRDPASGQQGVYGDYLQNAQGEDVVAGIRNTVPLADLESIDKKSYDQLMGIMETLENHYLDLCDIEFTIERGQLWMLQTRVGKRTAAAAFRIATQLVDQGLIDEAEALQRVNGAQLAQLMFPRFDEGAEVEQVGRGIAASPGAAVGKAVFDSYTAVKWSRSGEKVILIRRETNPDDLDGMIAAEGILTSRGGKTSHAAVVARGMGKTCVCGAEELEVDTKRRRMTVPGGHVVEEGDVVSIDGSTGKVYLGEVPVVPSPVVEYFEGRMHAGADDADELVQAVHRIMAYADRVRRLRVRANADNAEDAARARRFGAQGIGLCRTEHMFLGDRRQYVERLILADTEEEREAALKALLPLQKKDFVELFEAMDGLPVTVRLLDPPLHEFLPDITELSVRVALAEARKEPHENELRLLQAVHRLHEQNPMLGLRGVRLGLVIPGLFTMQVRAIAEAAAERVEAKGDPRAEIMIPLVGTVQELELVRDDAERVIAEVRRSTGVELKLALGTMIELPRAAVTAGQIAECAEFFSFGTNDLTQTVWGFSRDDVEASFFTAYLEKGIFGVSPFETIDKDGVGALVRSAVESGRATRPDIKLGVCGEHGGDPESVHFFHEVGLDYVSCSPFRIPVARLEAGRAAAGSAGSDSR from the coding sequence GTGTCGGAAAACAAAGATCAGAAGTTCGTGTACGACTTCACCGAGGGCAACAAGGACCTCAAGGACCTTCTCGGCGGCAAGGGTGCCAACCTCGCCGAGATGACCAACCTCGGGCTCCCGGTGCCTCCCGGCTTCACGATCACCACCGAAGCGTGCAAGGTCTACCTGGAGAGCGGCGACGAGCCCCCGGCGCTCCGCGACGAGGTCAGCGCGCACCTCGCCGCCCTGGAGCGGAAGATGGGCAAGAAGCTCGGCCAGGCCGACGACCCGCTGCTGGTCTCGGTCCGTTCCGGCGCCAAGTTCTCCATGCCCGGCATGATGGACACCGTCCTCAACATCGGTCTCTCCGACGCGTCCGTGGAGGGCCTCGCCCGGCAGTCCGGGGACGAGCGGTTCGCCTGGGACTCCTACCGCCGCCTCATCCAGATGTTCGGCAAGACCGTCCTCGGGGTCGACGGCGACCTCTTCGAGGAGGCGCTGGAGGAGGCGAAGCGGGCGAAGCAGGTCACGGTCGACACGGACCTGGAGCCCGTCGACCTGAAGAAGCTGGTCAAGCAGTTCAAGAAGATCGTCAAGGCCGAGGCCGGCCGCGAGTTCCCGCAGGACCCGCGCGAGCAGATGGACCTCGCCGTCAAGGCCGTCTTCGACTCCTGGAACGGCGACCGCGCCAAGCTGTACCGCCGCCAGGAGCGCATCCCGCACGACCTGGGCACCGCCGTCAACGTCTGCTCCATGGTCTTCGGCAACCTCGGCCCCGACTCGGGCACCGGTGTCGCCTTCACCCGCGACCCCGCCTCCGGCCAGCAGGGCGTCTACGGCGACTACCTCCAGAACGCGCAGGGCGAGGACGTCGTCGCCGGCATCCGCAACACCGTGCCGCTCGCCGACCTGGAGTCGATCGACAAGAAGTCGTACGACCAGCTCATGGGCATCATGGAGACCCTGGAGAACCACTACCTGGACCTCTGCGACATCGAGTTCACCATCGAGCGCGGCCAGCTGTGGATGCTCCAGACCCGTGTCGGCAAGCGCACCGCCGCGGCGGCCTTCCGCATCGCCACCCAGCTCGTGGACCAGGGCCTCATCGACGAGGCCGAGGCGCTGCAGCGCGTCAACGGCGCGCAGCTCGCCCAGCTGATGTTCCCGCGCTTCGACGAGGGCGCCGAGGTGGAGCAGGTCGGCCGCGGCATCGCCGCCTCGCCGGGCGCCGCCGTCGGCAAGGCGGTCTTCGACTCGTACACCGCCGTCAAGTGGTCCCGCTCCGGCGAGAAGGTCATCCTGATCCGCCGCGAGACCAATCCGGACGACCTGGACGGCATGATCGCCGCCGAGGGCATCCTCACCTCGCGCGGCGGCAAGACCTCGCACGCCGCCGTCGTGGCCCGCGGCATGGGCAAGACCTGCGTCTGCGGCGCCGAGGAGCTGGAGGTCGACACCAAGCGGCGCCGGATGACCGTCCCCGGCGGGCATGTCGTCGAGGAGGGGGACGTCGTCTCCATCGACGGCTCCACCGGCAAGGTGTACCTGGGCGAGGTACCCGTCGTACCGTCGCCGGTCGTCGAGTACTTCGAGGGCCGCATGCACGCCGGCGCCGACGACGCCGACGAGCTGGTCCAGGCGGTCCACCGGATCATGGCGTACGCCGACCGCGTCCGGCGGCTGCGGGTCCGGGCCAACGCCGACAACGCCGAGGACGCCGCGCGCGCCCGCCGGTTCGGCGCCCAGGGCATCGGCCTGTGCCGCACCGAGCACATGTTCCTCGGCGACCGCCGCCAGTACGTGGAGCGGCTGATCCTCGCCGACACGGAGGAGGAGCGGGAGGCGGCCCTCAAGGCCCTGCTGCCGCTGCAGAAGAAGGACTTCGTCGAGCTGTTCGAGGCGATGGACGGGCTGCCCGTCACCGTCCGCCTTCTCGACCCGCCGCTCCACGAGTTCCTCCCCGACATCACCGAGCTGTCGGTGCGCGTCGCCCTCGCCGAGGCCCGCAAGGAGCCGCACGAGAACGAGCTGCGCCTGCTCCAGGCCGTGCACCGGCTGCACGAGCAGAACCCGATGCTGGGCCTGCGCGGTGTCCGTCTCGGCCTGGTCATCCCCGGCCTGTTCACCATGCAGGTGCGGGCCATCGCGGAGGCCGCCGCCGAGCGCGTCGAGGCCAAGGGCGACCCGCGCGCCGAGATCATGATCCCGCTCGTCGGCACCGTCCAGGAGCTGGAGCTCGTCCGCGACGACGCCGAGCGGGTCATCGCCGAGGTCCGGCGGAGCACCGGCGTCGAGCTGAAGCTGGCGCTCGGCACGATGATCGAGCTGCCGCGCGCCGCCGTCACGGCCGGGCAGATCGCGGAGTGCGCCGAGTTCTTCTCCTTCGGCACGAACGACCTCACGCAGACCGTGTGGGGCTTCTCCCGCGACGACGTGGAGGCCAGCTTCTTCACCGCGTACCTGGAGAAGGGCATCTTCGGGGTGTCGCCGTTCGAGACGATCGACAAGGACGGCGTCGGCGCGCTGGTGCGCAGCGCCGTGGAGTCCGGCCGGGCCACCCGGCCCGACATCAAGCTCGGCGTGTGCGGCGAGCACGGCGGCGACCCGGAGTCGGTGCACTTCTTCCACGAGGTGGGCCTCGACTACGTCTCCTGCTCCCCGTTCCGGATCCCGGTGGCCCGCCTGGAGGCCGGCCGGGCCGCGGCCGGGTCGGCCGGCAGCGACAGCCGCTGA
- the dusB gene encoding tRNA dihydrouridine synthase DusB produces the protein MTAFSPLSIGPHTVLPPVVLAPMAGITNAPFRTLCREFSGGRGLFVSEMITTRALVERNEKTMQLIHFDATETPRSIQLYGVDPVTVGKAVRMIVDEDLADHIDLNFGCPVPKVTRKGGGSALPFKRPLLRAILHEAVTNAGDLPVTMKMRKGIDDDHLTYLDAGRIAVEEGVTAIALHGRTAAQHYGGTADWDAIARLKEHVPEIPVLGNGDIWSAGDALRMMRETGCDGVVVGRGCLGRPWLFGDLVAAFEGTGAAAAPTLREVADVMVRHARLLGEWIGDESRGVIDFRKHVAWYLKGFAVGSEMRRRLAVTSSLDELRAGLDELDLGQPWPAGADGPRGRTSGNNRVVLPDGWLKDPWDCSAVSADAELDTSGG, from the coding sequence ATGACCGCGTTCAGCCCCCTCTCCATCGGCCCGCACACCGTGCTGCCCCCGGTGGTGCTCGCCCCCATGGCCGGTATCACCAACGCACCGTTCCGCACGCTCTGCCGGGAGTTCTCCGGCGGCAGGGGCCTGTTCGTGAGCGAGATGATCACCACGCGGGCGCTGGTCGAGCGCAACGAGAAGACCATGCAGCTCATCCACTTCGACGCGACCGAGACGCCGCGCTCGATCCAGCTGTACGGAGTGGACCCGGTCACGGTCGGCAAGGCGGTCCGCATGATCGTGGACGAGGACCTCGCCGACCACATCGACCTCAACTTCGGCTGCCCCGTGCCGAAGGTCACCCGCAAGGGCGGCGGCTCCGCGCTGCCGTTCAAGCGGCCGCTGCTGCGGGCGATCCTGCACGAGGCGGTGACCAACGCCGGGGACCTGCCGGTCACGATGAAGATGCGCAAGGGCATCGACGACGACCACCTCACGTACCTGGACGCCGGGCGCATCGCGGTCGAGGAGGGCGTCACGGCCATCGCGCTGCACGGCCGCACGGCCGCCCAGCACTACGGCGGCACGGCCGACTGGGACGCCATCGCCCGGCTGAAGGAGCACGTCCCGGAGATCCCGGTGCTCGGCAACGGCGACATCTGGTCCGCCGGCGACGCGCTGCGGATGATGCGCGAGACCGGCTGCGACGGTGTCGTCGTGGGCCGCGGCTGCCTGGGCCGGCCGTGGCTGTTCGGGGACCTGGTGGCCGCCTTCGAGGGCACCGGCGCGGCGGCGGCGCCGACGCTGCGGGAGGTCGCCGACGTCATGGTGCGGCACGCCCGGCTGCTCGGCGAGTGGATCGGCGACGAGTCACGCGGTGTCATCGACTTCCGCAAGCACGTCGCCTGGTACCTGAAGGGGTTCGCCGTCGGCTCCGAGATGCGCAGGCGCCTGGCCGTCACCTCCTCGCTGGACGAGCTGAGGGCCGGTCTCGACGAGCTGGACCTGGGGCAGCCGTGGCCCGCGGGCGCCGACGGGCCGCGCGGCCGGACCTCGGGCAACAACCGGGTCGTCCTGCCGGACGGCTGGCTGAAGGACCCGTGGGACTGCTCGGCGGTGAGCGCGGACGCCGAACTGGACACCTCCGGCGGCTGA
- a CDS encoding DUF6243 family protein, producing MAKSRNNLLGVGGQRRKLSRLEQQGAAPRGGGSVKDAADAKAELLRRMRERTGAQEQDQS from the coding sequence ATGGCCAAGAGCCGCAACAACCTGCTCGGTGTGGGCGGACAGCGCAGGAAGCTGTCCCGCCTGGAGCAGCAGGGCGCCGCCCCGCGCGGAGGCGGCAGCGTCAAGGACGCCGCCGACGCGAAGGCGGAGCTGCTCCGCAGGATGCGCGAGCGCACCGGCGCCCAGGAGCAGGACCAGAGCTGA
- a CDS encoding glycine--tRNA ligase produces MAADKIDTIVSLSKRRGFVYPCSEIYGGQRAAWDYGPLGVELKENIKRQWWRYMVTAREDVVGLDSSVILASEVWEASGHVATFTDPLTECTSCHKRFRADHLEEAYEEKHGRVPANGLADLNCPNCGNKGTFTEPKQFSGLLSTHLGPTQDSGSVAYLRPETAQGIFTNFAQVQQTSRKKPPFGIAQMGKSFRNEITPGNFIFRTREFEQMEMEFFVKPGEDEQWQEYWMEQRWNWYTGLGLREENMRWYEHPKEKLSHYSKRTADIEYRFRFGGSEWGELEGVANRTDYDLSAHSRASGADLSFFDQEAGERWTPYVIEPAAGVGRTMLAFLLDAYVEDEAPNAKGKMEKRISLRLDPRLAPVKVAVLPLSRNPELSPKAKGLAADLRQNWNIEFDDAGAIGRRYRRQDEIGTPYCVTVDFDTLEDNAVTVRERDSMKQERVSLDQIQGYLATRLVGC; encoded by the coding sequence GTGGCCGCCGACAAGATCGACACCATCGTCAGCCTGAGCAAGCGCCGTGGCTTCGTCTACCCCTGCAGTGAGATCTACGGCGGCCAGCGCGCCGCCTGGGACTACGGGCCGCTCGGTGTGGAGCTCAAGGAGAACATCAAGCGCCAGTGGTGGCGCTACATGGTCACGGCCCGCGAGGACGTCGTCGGTCTGGACTCGTCGGTGATCCTGGCGTCCGAGGTCTGGGAGGCCTCCGGCCACGTCGCGACCTTCACCGACCCGCTCACCGAGTGCACCTCCTGCCACAAGCGCTTCCGCGCCGACCACCTGGAGGAGGCGTACGAGGAGAAGCACGGGCGCGTGCCCGCGAACGGCCTCGCCGACCTGAACTGCCCCAACTGCGGCAACAAGGGCACCTTCACCGAGCCCAAGCAGTTCTCCGGCCTGCTCTCCACGCACCTCGGCCCCACCCAGGACTCCGGCTCCGTGGCGTACCTGCGCCCCGAGACCGCGCAGGGCATCTTCACCAACTTCGCCCAGGTCCAGCAGACCTCCCGGAAGAAGCCGCCGTTCGGCATCGCGCAGATGGGCAAGTCCTTCCGGAACGAGATCACTCCGGGCAACTTCATCTTCCGCACCCGCGAGTTCGAGCAGATGGAGATGGAGTTCTTCGTCAAGCCGGGCGAGGACGAGCAGTGGCAGGAGTACTGGATGGAGCAGCGCTGGAACTGGTACACCGGCCTGGGCCTGCGCGAGGAGAACATGCGCTGGTACGAGCACCCGAAGGAGAAGCTCTCCCACTACTCGAAGCGCACCGCCGACATCGAGTACCGCTTCCGCTTCGGCGGCAGCGAGTGGGGCGAGCTGGAGGGCGTCGCCAACCGCACGGACTACGACCTGTCCGCGCACTCCCGCGCCTCCGGCGCCGACCTGTCGTTCTTCGACCAGGAGGCCGGTGAGCGCTGGACGCCGTACGTCATCGAGCCGGCCGCCGGTGTGGGCCGCACCATGCTGGCCTTCCTGCTCGACGCGTACGTCGAGGACGAGGCGCCCAACGCCAAGGGCAAGATGGAGAAGCGCATCTCGCTGCGGCTCGACCCGCGCCTCGCGCCGGTGAAGGTCGCCGTGCTGCCGCTCTCCCGCAACCCGGAGCTCTCCCCGAAGGCCAAGGGCCTCGCGGCGGACCTCCGCCAGAACTGGAACATCGAGTTCGACGACGCGGGCGCCATCGGCCGCCGCTACCGCCGCCAGGACGAGATCGGCACGCCGTACTGCGTCACCGTCGACTTCGACACGCTGGAGGACAACGCGGTCACCGTCCGCGAGCGCGACTCGATGAAGCAGGAGCGCGTCTCGCTGGACCAGATCCAGGGCTACCTCGCCACCCGCCTGGTCGGCTGCTGA
- a CDS encoding metal ABC transporter substrate-binding protein — protein MNVRRSISTTAVAGAAVLGLVSLSACSGASTGAEKGKDGKLDVVASFYPLQFLAEQIGGDKVSVTTLTRPGVEPHDLELKPRQIAGLQDAGFILYLKGLQPAVDQAVAQAGVKNTVDAATLTSLEAHGADEKDTAHEDGAHAGESHEAHDDHGAHEGEAHEGEAHAEESHAGEAHAAESEEPGGHDHAHEGGDPHVWLDPVKYAEVAKGVGAGLAKADPDNAAAYEKNTDELVKKLGALDTAFRDGLKNTATRTFITSHTAFGHLAERYGLDQEGIAGLDPESEPSPARIKELQEIARKEKVTTVFFETLASDRTARTLAKDTGLKTDVLDPLEGITERSKGADYLEVMRANLAALQKALGAK, from the coding sequence ATGAACGTACGACGCTCCATATCCACCACCGCCGTCGCCGGAGCCGCTGTCCTCGGCCTGGTCTCCCTCTCCGCCTGCTCCGGCGCCTCCACGGGCGCGGAGAAGGGCAAGGACGGCAAACTGGACGTCGTGGCGTCGTTCTACCCCCTGCAGTTCCTCGCCGAGCAGATCGGCGGCGACAAGGTCTCCGTGACCACCCTGACCCGGCCCGGGGTCGAGCCCCACGACCTCGAACTCAAGCCGCGCCAGATCGCCGGTCTCCAGGACGCCGGGTTCATCCTCTACCTCAAGGGCCTCCAGCCCGCCGTCGACCAGGCCGTCGCCCAGGCCGGCGTGAAGAACACCGTCGACGCGGCCACGCTCACCTCCCTGGAGGCGCACGGCGCCGACGAGAAGGACACCGCCCACGAGGACGGGGCCCACGCCGGCGAGAGCCACGAGGCCCACGACGACCACGGGGCCCACGAGGGCGAGGCGCACGAGGGCGAGGCGCACGCGGAGGAGTCCCACGCCGGGGAGGCCCACGCCGCGGAGTCCGAGGAGCCCGGCGGCCACGACCACGCCCACGAGGGCGGCGACCCGCACGTCTGGCTCGACCCGGTCAAGTACGCCGAGGTCGCCAAGGGCGTGGGCGCCGGCCTCGCCAAGGCCGACCCGGACAACGCCGCCGCGTACGAGAAGAACACCGACGAGCTGGTGAAGAAGCTCGGCGCCCTCGACACCGCCTTCCGCGACGGCCTGAAGAACACCGCGACGCGCACCTTCATCACCTCCCACACCGCCTTCGGCCACCTCGCCGAGCGCTACGGCCTGGACCAGGAGGGCATCGCCGGCCTCGACCCCGAGTCGGAGCCGAGCCCCGCCCGGATCAAGGAGCTCCAGGAGATCGCGCGGAAGGAGAAGGTCACCACCGTCTTCTTCGAGACCCTCGCCAGCGACCGCACCGCCCGCACCCTCGCGAAGGACACCGGCCTGAAGACCGACGTCCTGGACCCGCTGGAGGGAATCACCGAGCGGTCCAAGGGCGCTGACTACCTGGAGGTCATGCGCGCCAACCTCGCGGCCCTGCAGAAGGCGCTCGGCGCGAAGTGA
- a CDS encoding metal ABC transporter ATP-binding protein, with product MSSEPVISVRAATATLGSRPVLRGVDFAVHRGEVVALLGANGSGKSTAVRSVIGQVPLTGGGVSLFGTELRRFRDWSRVGYVPQRTTAASGVPATVREVVASGRLSRTGLRWPSRADRAAVERAIELVGLADRAKDSVWALSGGQHQRVLIARALASEPELLIMDEPMAGVDLASQEVLAATLREQVGDGTTVLLVLHELGPLEPLIDRAVVLRDGCVVHDGPPPEAVGQHALPGHDHVHPHAADEPLRTGLLT from the coding sequence GTGAGCAGCGAGCCCGTCATCTCCGTCCGGGCGGCCACGGCCACGCTCGGCTCCCGTCCCGTGCTCCGCGGCGTCGACTTCGCCGTCCACCGCGGCGAGGTCGTCGCCCTCCTCGGCGCCAACGGCTCCGGCAAGTCCACCGCCGTCCGCTCGGTGATCGGCCAGGTGCCGCTCACCGGCGGCGGGGTCTCCCTCTTCGGCACCGAGCTGCGCCGCTTCCGCGACTGGTCGCGCGTCGGCTACGTGCCGCAGCGCACCACGGCCGCCAGCGGCGTGCCCGCCACCGTCCGCGAGGTCGTCGCCTCCGGCCGGCTCTCCCGCACCGGGCTGCGGTGGCCCTCGCGCGCCGACCGGGCGGCCGTGGAGCGGGCCATCGAGCTGGTCGGGCTCGCCGACCGGGCGAAGGACTCGGTGTGGGCGCTCTCCGGCGGCCAGCACCAGCGCGTGCTGATCGCCCGCGCCCTCGCCTCCGAGCCGGAGCTGCTGATCATGGACGAGCCGATGGCCGGGGTCGACCTGGCCAGCCAGGAGGTGCTCGCCGCCACCCTGCGCGAGCAGGTGGGGGACGGCACGACCGTCCTGCTCGTCCTGCACGAGCTGGGGCCTCTGGAGCCCCTGATCGACCGCGCGGTCGTCCTGCGCGACGGATGCGTCGTCCACGACGGTCCGCCGCCCGAGGCCGTCGGCCAGCACGCGCTGCCCGGCCACGACCACGTACATCCGCACGCGGCCGACGAGCCGCTCCGCACGGGACTGCTGACCTGA
- a CDS encoding metal ABC transporter permease, with translation MEILEHAFMQRALLAALLVGVTAPAVGIHLVQRRQALMGDGIGHVAMTGVGLGFLMSANPVWVAGLVSIVGAVLMELIRMYGRTHGDIALALLFYGGMAGGLLLTSLSPDGSTANLVGYLFGSLATVSPQDVVAICVLAAFVLAVSLGLRRQLFAVSQDEEFARVTGLPVRALNLLVAVTAAVTVTVAMRVVGLLLVSALMVVPVAAAQQLTRSFRATFAVAVLIGTAVSVAGTVTTYYQDVPPGATIVLLAIAVFVAFAVLAAPLARRRARAAEAAGAHDGARPSPGTADDVRV, from the coding sequence ATGGAAATCCTCGAGCACGCCTTCATGCAGCGGGCGCTCCTCGCCGCCCTCCTGGTCGGCGTCACCGCGCCCGCCGTCGGCATCCACCTGGTGCAGCGGCGCCAGGCCCTGATGGGCGACGGGATCGGCCACGTCGCCATGACCGGCGTCGGGCTGGGCTTCCTGATGTCGGCCAACCCGGTGTGGGTCGCCGGGCTGGTCTCGATCGTCGGCGCCGTCCTGATGGAGCTGATCCGGATGTACGGGCGGACGCACGGCGACATCGCGCTCGCCCTGCTCTTCTACGGCGGTATGGCCGGCGGTCTGCTGCTGACCAGCCTCTCCCCGGACGGCTCCACGGCCAACCTGGTCGGCTACCTCTTCGGCTCGCTGGCGACGGTGTCGCCGCAGGACGTGGTGGCGATCTGCGTGCTCGCCGCGTTCGTGCTGGCCGTGTCGCTGGGGCTGCGCCGCCAGCTGTTCGCCGTCAGCCAGGACGAGGAGTTCGCGCGGGTGACCGGCCTGCCGGTGCGGGCGCTGAACCTGCTCGTGGCCGTGACCGCGGCGGTCACCGTGACGGTCGCCATGCGCGTCGTGGGGCTGCTGCTGGTCAGCGCCCTGATGGTGGTGCCGGTGGCGGCGGCGCAGCAGCTCACCCGGAGCTTCCGCGCCACCTTCGCGGTGGCGGTGCTCATCGGCACGGCGGTGTCGGTGGCCGGCACGGTCACCACGTACTACCAGGACGTCCCGCCGGGCGCGACGATCGTGCTGCTGGCCATCGCCGTGTTCGTCGCCTTCGCCGTACTGGCCGCGCCGCTCGCCCGGCGGCGGGCGCGGGCGGCCGAGGCCGCCGGGGCGCACGACGGCGCGCGCCCCTCCCCCGGCACGGCCGACGACGTCAGGGTCTGA
- a CDS encoding Fur family transcriptional regulator has product MATAGSGVRARSTRQRAAVAAALNEVDEFRSAQELHDMLKHRGDSVGLTTVYRTLQSLADAGEVDVLRTSDGEAVYRRCSTGEHHHHLVCRGCGKAVEVEGPAVEEWAESVAAEHGFVNVAHTVEIFGTCAECAAAAARSGD; this is encoded by the coding sequence GTGGCGACGGCAGGATCCGGCGTACGCGCGCGGTCGACCCGGCAGCGCGCCGCCGTCGCGGCGGCACTGAACGAGGTGGACGAGTTCCGCAGCGCGCAGGAGCTGCACGACATGCTCAAGCACCGCGGGGACTCCGTCGGTCTCACGACGGTCTACCGCACGCTGCAGTCGCTCGCCGACGCGGGCGAGGTGGACGTGCTGCGCACCAGCGACGGCGAGGCGGTGTACCGCCGCTGCTCGACCGGCGAGCACCACCACCACCTGGTGTGCCGGGGCTGCGGCAAGGCCGTCGAGGTGGAGGGCCCCGCCGTCGAGGAGTGGGCGGAGTCCGTGGCCGCCGAGCACGGCTTCGTGAACGTGGCGCACACGGTGGAGATCTTCGGCACCTGCGCGGAGTGCGCGGCCGCCGCCGCCCGGTCCGGCGACTGA
- a CDS encoding isoprenyl transferase, translating to MARRGILGRSRRRYRDPEPHPSGARPPKIPGEMVPGHVAIVMDGNGRWAKERGLPRTEGHKVGAERVLDVLQGAIEMGVGSISLYAFSTENWRRSPDEVRFLMNFNRDFIRRTRDQLDELGIRVRWVGRMPKLWKSVAQELQIAQEQTKDNDRLTLYFCMNYGGRAEIADAAQALAADVKAGRLDPSKVTEKTFAKYLYYADMPDVDLFLRPSGEQRTSNYLLWQSAYAEMVFQDVLWPDFDRRDLWRACLEYAQRDRRFGGAVPNEELLAMEAAMRGTEAEAAGAGGAAG from the coding sequence ATGGCACGACGCGGAATCCTCGGGCGCTCCAGGCGCCGGTACCGGGACCCCGAGCCGCACCCGTCCGGCGCGCGCCCGCCGAAGATCCCCGGCGAGATGGTGCCCGGGCACGTGGCGATCGTCATGGACGGCAACGGCCGCTGGGCCAAGGAGCGCGGCCTGCCCCGCACCGAAGGCCACAAGGTCGGCGCCGAGCGCGTCCTCGACGTGCTCCAGGGCGCCATCGAGATGGGCGTCGGCAGCATCTCCCTGTACGCGTTCTCCACCGAGAACTGGCGGCGCTCACCCGACGAGGTGCGCTTCCTGATGAACTTCAACCGGGACTTCATCCGCAGGACCCGCGACCAGCTCGACGAGCTGGGCATCCGGGTCCGCTGGGTCGGCCGGATGCCCAAGCTGTGGAAGTCGGTCGCGCAGGAGCTCCAGATCGCCCAGGAGCAGACCAAGGACAACGACCGCCTCACCCTGTACTTCTGCATGAACTACGGCGGCCGGGCCGAGATCGCGGACGCGGCGCAGGCCCTCGCGGCGGACGTGAAGGCGGGCCGGCTGGACCCGTCGAAGGTCACCGAGAAGACGTTCGCGAAGTACCTGTACTACGCGGACATGCCCGACGTGGACCTGTTCCTGCGCCCGAGCGGCGAGCAGCGCACCTCCAACTACCTGCTGTGGCAGAGCGCGTACGCCGAGATGGTCTTCCAGGACGTGCTGTGGCCCGACTTCGACCGCCGCGACCTGTGGCGGGCCTGCCTGGAGTACGCCCAGCGCGACCGCCGCTTCGGCGGGGCCGTGCCGAACGAGGAGCTGCTCGCGATGGAGGCGGCGATGCGCGGCACCGAGGCGGAGGCGGCCGGGGCCGGCGGCGCCGCCGGCTGA
- the recO gene encoding DNA repair protein RecO: MSLFRDDGVVLRTQKLGEADRIITFLTRGHGRVRAVARGVRRTKSKFGARLEPFSHVDVQFFARGSDLVGRGLPLCTQTETIAPYGGSIVTDYARYTAGTAMLETAERFTDHEGEPAVQQYLLLVGALRTLARGEHAPHLVLDAFLLRSLAVNGYAPSFEDCARCGIHGPNRFFSVAAGGVVCGDCRVPGSVVPSAEAVGLLSALLTGDWATADACEPRHVREGSGLVSAYLHWHLERGLRSLRYVEKQEN, translated from the coding sequence ATGAGTCTGTTCCGGGATGACGGCGTCGTGCTGCGTACGCAGAAGCTGGGCGAGGCCGACCGGATCATCACCTTCCTCACCCGCGGCCACGGCCGGGTGCGGGCCGTCGCGCGCGGGGTGCGCCGCACGAAGTCGAAGTTCGGCGCGCGGCTGGAGCCGTTCTCCCACGTCGACGTCCAGTTCTTCGCGCGCGGCTCCGACCTCGTCGGGCGCGGCCTGCCGCTGTGCACCCAGACGGAGACCATCGCCCCGTACGGCGGCTCCATCGTCACCGACTACGCCCGCTACACGGCCGGCACGGCCATGCTGGAGACCGCCGAGCGGTTCACCGACCACGAGGGCGAGCCCGCGGTGCAGCAGTACCTGCTGCTCGTCGGCGCGCTGCGCACCCTCGCGCGCGGCGAGCACGCCCCGCACCTCGTCCTCGACGCGTTCCTGCTGCGCTCCCTCGCCGTCAACGGCTACGCCCCCTCCTTCGAGGACTGCGCCCGCTGCGGCATCCACGGGCCGAACCGGTTCTTCTCGGTCGCCGCGGGCGGAGTGGTCTGCGGCGACTGCCGGGTGCCCGGCAGCGTCGTACCCTCGGCGGAGGCCGTCGGTCTGCTCAGCGCGCTGCTGACCGGCGACTGGGCGACGGCCGACGCGTGCGAGCCGCGCCACGTCAGGGAGGGGAGCGGGCTGGTGTCCGCCTATCTGCACTGGCACCTGGAGCGCGGACTGCGCTCGCTGCGCTACGTGGAGAAGCAAGAGAACTAG